One Ignavibacterium sp. DNA segment encodes these proteins:
- a CDS encoding TolC family protein, whose product MFHEIENIPSIKYLNNETNIRKAQLELEESNSVPDLTASLGIRYLNELKTNSFVAGLSMPLPFFNRNQGNIQSAEIKVRQMEELINAQKLSIIESLTASFNNLVIAYNNAVQFNENILSESENAYEITSKGYLQGRFAFIDMLDAQRTLFDTQAQYLLELSEYYNSIIEIENLTGKNFLMIN is encoded by the coding sequence ATATTTCATGAGATAGAAAATATTCCTTCAATAAAATATCTTAACAATGAAACTAATATTAGGAAAGCACAGCTTGAATTAGAAGAATCAAACTCGGTACCGGATTTAACTGCAAGCTTAGGGATAAGGTATTTAAATGAACTTAAGACAAATTCCTTTGTCGCGGGGTTATCGATGCCGCTGCCGTTCTTTAACAGAAACCAGGGAAATATTCAGTCTGCAGAGATAAAAGTGCGGCAGATGGAAGAGCTGATAAACGCACAGAAACTTTCCATTATTGAATCGCTGACTGCTTCTTTTAATAATTTAGTAATTGCTTACAACAATGCGGTTCAGTTTAATGAAAATATTTTGTCAGAATCTGAGAATGCATACGAGATTACAAGTAAAGGATATTTACAAGGCAGATTTGCGTTTATTGATATGCTCGATGCTCAAAGAACTCTGTTCGATACACAAGCACAATATCTGCTTGAACTTTCTGAATATTATAATTCAATAATTGAAATTGAAAATCTAACCGGAAAGAATTTTTTAATGATTAATTAA
- a CDS encoding efflux RND transporter periplasmic adaptor subunit, with the protein MINKISNVNSYKLFGIIAASLLLFLSIRCSDSNTNEDTNKAEVHNESEEHSDEIFMTEETMKELGIEVKEAGSGVIKNYIELTGEIIAEPSRISHVIPRFEGIVKEVFKTVGDKVKKGEVLALIESNESLATYEVQSLIDGTIIEMHMTQGELIGNELHAFVIADLNKVWAIFNIYQKDLGKIKAGQKAIVSIGANDSQETGTISYVSPVVNEKTRTASGRVILNNQSGRWMPGMFVTAKVHVSEKKYALVIEKTALQTLDDKLVVFIKDEDGGFHPSDVKTGGENDDTIEIISGLKAGDKYVSKNSFILKSEIQKESFGGGHVH; encoded by the coding sequence ATGATAAATAAAATAAGCAACGTAAATTCATACAAATTATTTGGGATAATAGCTGCATCGTTATTGCTATTCCTATCAATCAGATGCAGTGATAGCAATACAAACGAAGATACAAATAAAGCTGAAGTACATAATGAATCAGAAGAACATTCTGATGAAATATTTATGACCGAAGAAACAATGAAAGAATTAGGTATTGAAGTTAAAGAGGCTGGTTCTGGTGTAATTAAAAATTATATCGAACTTACAGGTGAAATAATTGCCGAACCTTCCAGAATCTCTCACGTAATTCCGCGGTTTGAAGGTATTGTTAAAGAAGTATTCAAAACAGTAGGTGATAAAGTAAAAAAAGGCGAGGTGCTTGCTTTGATTGAAAGCAATGAAAGTTTAGCAACTTACGAAGTTCAGTCGTTGATTGATGGGACTATTATCGAAATGCATATGACTCAAGGTGAACTTATTGGCAATGAATTGCACGCATTTGTTATTGCAGACCTGAACAAAGTCTGGGCTATTTTTAATATCTATCAAAAAGATCTTGGTAAAATAAAAGCAGGACAGAAAGCTATTGTATCTATTGGAGCAAATGACTCTCAAGAAACAGGAACTATTTCTTATGTTAGTCCCGTTGTAAATGAAAAAACCAGAACAGCTTCAGGAAGAGTTATATTAAATAATCAATCAGGCAGGTGGATGCCGGGAATGTTTGTAACAGCAAAGGTCCATGTAAGTGAAAAAAAATATGCGTTGGTTATTGAGAAAACTGCATTACAGACTTTAGATGATAAGTTAGTTGTATTTATTAAAGATGAGGATGGCGGTTTCCATCCAAGTGATGTAAAAACCGGCGGCGAAAATGATGATACGATTGAAATTATCTCAGGCTTAAAAGCAGGAGATAAATATGTATCAAAAAATTCATTCATACTTAAGTCAGAGATTCAGAAAGAATCTTTTGGCGGCGGGCACGTGCATTAA
- a CDS encoding CusA/CzcA family heavy metal efflux RND transporter encodes MDRIIDFVLHNRLLITVLAVIIMAAGYLSYKQLPIDAFPDVSPTLVQVFTITEGLAPEEIEKYVTYPVETAMNGLPNLELIRSVSNFGLSVVNIYFEDGTDIYFARQLVNERLIEAREQIPEGFGDPEMGPISTGMGIILFYYLEDESGKYSLEELRTIQDWLIKYQLQTVPGVTEILGIGGWEKQYQVVVDPNSLLRYNLTINSVVEKIKSNNLNVGAQFIEKNAEEFIVRSTGLISNIEDLENIVLKSENGIPVYLNQIADIRIGGAIRRGVQTANGIGEVVSGMVVKLFGTNSSAVIQAVEDKLAEINKSLPEGIKIIPYYQQKTLVEAAVKTVTKALLEGIVLVVIILFVFLGAVRPSIVVAFAIPFSVLFTMIGMYYFGISANLMSFGGLAIAIGMIVDGAVVIVENTDRLLRSNYSGESKLNVIAKASKEVIKPITFAVIIIIIVFLPLFTLHGVEGKTFKPLAYTIALAMFGSLLFGILAAPVLSSFFMKTPLKKNLNEKKTEDIDKTKNSESEDSEQIWILKTLIKVYKPIVTFFVKKRIAAIVLAVILIITGVIIFPRLGSEFTPTLQEGTLVLRMTMAPSISLTESTRLTLIAEKRLMKIPEVSGVVTRIGRGEVGAHADPVNNAEMLILLKPNSQWRDNASQQELEEMIRKDFGDMPGALINFTQPIQMSVDELLEGVRAELAIKLFGDDLDVLKNKAGEIADQIRKVKGAADVQVDQVSGAPQLRIVINRNQIARYGINVEDVQNTIRTAIGGETAGQIFEGVKRFNIYVRFDEEFRKDINSISKLLVESPKGIQVPLIQLAEIKEVVGPRQITRERNQRFITIQCNVVGRDIGSFAEEGQKIIDGKIKLPAGYFVTWGGQFRLQQEANARLMVVVPITLFIIFIMLFSSFNSLKNSLLIFLNIPLALVGGIASLWISEQNLSVPASVGFIALFGIALLNGIVLITYLNQLRMQGLNIDDASIQGACLRVRPVLMTALTTAIALIPLLFATGTGSEVQRPLATVVAGGLLTSTVVTLLVLPALYKWFAVKTEDDES; translated from the coding sequence ATGGATAGAATTATTGATTTTGTTTTGCATAACCGTCTGTTAATAACAGTGCTTGCAGTTATTATTATGGCAGCAGGTTACTTGAGTTATAAGCAGCTTCCAATTGATGCTTTCCCAGATGTTTCTCCAACACTTGTTCAGGTGTTTACAATTACCGAAGGGTTAGCACCGGAAGAAATTGAAAAGTATGTTACGTATCCTGTTGAAACTGCAATGAATGGTTTACCGAATCTTGAACTTATCAGGTCAGTCTCAAACTTCGGTTTATCTGTAGTGAATATTTATTTCGAAGATGGAACTGATATTTATTTTGCAAGACAGTTAGTTAATGAAAGACTGATTGAAGCTCGTGAACAAATTCCGGAAGGTTTTGGTGATCCGGAAATGGGTCCAATTTCTACCGGTATGGGAATAATACTTTTTTATTATCTCGAAGATGAAAGCGGAAAGTATTCACTTGAAGAATTAAGAACAATACAGGATTGGCTGATAAAATATCAACTTCAAACTGTTCCGGGAGTAACTGAGATTCTTGGTATCGGCGGCTGGGAAAAACAATATCAGGTTGTTGTTGATCCAAACTCGTTACTTCGGTACAACTTAACAATCAACAGTGTTGTAGAAAAAATTAAATCTAATAATCTTAATGTAGGTGCTCAGTTCATTGAAAAGAATGCAGAAGAATTTATTGTGCGTTCTACAGGACTTATTTCCAATATTGAAGACCTCGAAAACATTGTTCTTAAATCTGAAAACGGAATTCCTGTTTATTTAAATCAGATTGCAGATATAAGAATCGGCGGTGCAATTAGAAGAGGAGTGCAAACTGCTAATGGTATTGGCGAGGTTGTTTCCGGCATGGTTGTAAAATTATTTGGAACTAATTCATCTGCGGTAATTCAGGCAGTAGAGGATAAACTGGCAGAAATCAATAAATCACTTCCTGAAGGTATTAAAATCATTCCTTATTATCAGCAGAAGACACTTGTAGAAGCCGCAGTAAAAACTGTTACTAAAGCTTTGCTTGAAGGAATTGTTCTGGTGGTAATTATTTTGTTTGTGTTTCTTGGTGCAGTTAGACCTAGTATAGTTGTTGCATTTGCTATACCCTTCTCGGTTCTGTTTACAATGATCGGGATGTATTATTTCGGTATCTCAGCTAATCTGATGTCTTTTGGCGGATTGGCAATTGCAATAGGAATGATAGTGGATGGGGCTGTTGTTATAGTTGAAAATACGGATCGTCTGCTGCGTTCAAATTATTCAGGCGAATCAAAACTTAATGTGATTGCTAAAGCTTCTAAAGAAGTAATCAAACCGATAACTTTTGCCGTAATAATTATAATAATTGTCTTTCTTCCTCTCTTTACACTTCATGGAGTTGAAGGAAAAACTTTCAAACCACTTGCTTATACAATCGCACTTGCTATGTTCGGCTCGCTTTTGTTTGGGATTTTAGCTGCACCTGTTCTCTCTTCATTCTTTATGAAAACTCCCTTAAAGAAAAATCTAAATGAAAAGAAAACTGAAGATATTGATAAAACTAAAAATTCTGAAAGTGAAGATAGTGAGCAGATATGGATTCTTAAAACTTTAATAAAAGTTTACAAACCAATTGTAACCTTCTTTGTAAAGAAAAGAATAGCTGCAATAGTGCTCGCTGTTATTTTAATAATTACCGGTGTGATAATCTTTCCCCGTCTTGGTTCCGAGTTTACTCCAACTCTGCAGGAAGGTACCTTGGTTTTAAGAATGACTATGGCGCCTTCAATATCTTTAACCGAAAGCACACGACTGACACTGATCGCTGAAAAAAGATTAATGAAAATTCCGGAAGTCTCAGGAGTGGTAACAAGGATTGGAAGGGGCGAAGTTGGTGCTCATGCAGATCCGGTTAATAATGCTGAAATGCTTATCCTTCTTAAACCAAACAGTCAGTGGAGAGATAATGCATCACAACAAGAACTTGAGGAAATGATAAGAAAAGATTTTGGTGATATGCCGGGAGCACTAATAAATTTTACCCAGCCTATTCAAATGTCTGTTGATGAACTGCTTGAAGGGGTAAGGGCTGAGCTTGCAATTAAACTCTTTGGTGATGACCTTGACGTACTTAAAAACAAAGCCGGTGAGATTGCTGATCAAATCAGAAAAGTAAAAGGTGCTGCCGATGTTCAGGTCGATCAGGTTTCAGGTGCTCCTCAATTGAGAATTGTAATTAACCGAAATCAGATTGCCCGCTACGGAATTAATGTTGAAGATGTTCAGAATACAATAAGAACTGCAATCGGCGGAGAAACTGCCGGACAAATATTTGAAGGCGTAAAGCGATTTAATATTTATGTACGGTTTGATGAAGAATTTAGAAAAGATATCAACTCAATCAGTAAATTATTAGTTGAATCACCGAAAGGTATTCAGGTACCATTAATTCAACTCGCTGAAATTAAAGAAGTAGTTGGACCAAGGCAGATTACACGTGAACGCAATCAGAGATTTATTACAATTCAGTGTAATGTTGTAGGAAGGGATATTGGTTCGTTTGCAGAAGAAGGACAAAAAATTATTGATGGGAAAATAAAACTGCCTGCTGGATATTTTGTAACCTGGGGCGGGCAGTTCAGACTTCAGCAGGAAGCAAATGCAAGATTGATGGTTGTTGTGCCTATTACATTATTTATAATTTTTATAATGCTTTTTTCCAGTTTTAATTCTTTAAAAAACTCGCTGCTGATTTTTCTTAATATACCACTGGCATTGGTTGGCGGTATTGCCTCTTTGTGGATCTCTGAACAAAATCTTTCCGTACCTGCTTCGGTAGGATTTATTGCTTTGTTTGGAATTGCACTGCTTAACGGAATTGTTTTGATAACATATTTAAATCAATTGCGGATGCAAGGATTGAATATTGATGATGCTTCAATACAGGGAGCTTGTTTAAGAGTCAGACCGGTTTTAATGACTGCTTTAACAACAGCAATTGCCTTAATACCTTTACTTTTTGCTACTGGTACAGGTAGTGAAGTACAAAGACCACTTGCAACTGTAGTTGCCGGAGGACTTCTTACATCAACTGTTGTAACTTTGTTGGTACTGCCGGCATTATATAAATGGTTTGCAGTTAAAACTGAAGATGATGAATCGTAA
- a CDS encoding PTS sugar transporter subunit IIA yields the protein MKVSDLLKPEFVVPDVKGVSKEDVINELIDLFKNDSKVEDIEKVRAAVLDREKIMSTGVGKGFAIPHGKTNAVKDIIGAFGKINEGIDYDSLDGNPVQLIFLLVGKDNLISTHIKLLSRISRLMNKDDFRHRLLEADTKEDIIKLFSEEEEHFLEL from the coding sequence ATGAAAGTAAGTGATCTGCTAAAACCGGAGTTTGTTGTTCCTGATGTAAAAGGCGTATCAAAAGAAGATGTGATTAATGAATTGATTGATCTGTTTAAAAATGATAGTAAAGTTGAAGATATTGAGAAAGTAAGAGCTGCAGTTCTGGATCGTGAAAAAATTATGTCCACCGGGGTTGGAAAAGGATTCGCGATTCCGCATGGGAAAACAAATGCAGTAAAAGATATAATAGGTGCCTTTGGAAAAATTAATGAAGGAATTGATTATGATTCCCTTGATGGAAATCCGGTACAATTAATTTTTTTATTAGTAGGCAAGGATAATTTGATAAGCACGCATATTAAGCTTCTGAGCAGAATATCCAGATTAATGAATAAAGATGATTTCAGACACCGATTGCTTGAAGCAGATACTAAGGAAGATATAATTAAATTGTTTTCTGAAGAAGAAGAACATTTTCTTGAACTTTAA
- a CDS encoding tetratricopeptide repeat protein, with protein sequence MVEKDKILLAVEYFDKAFKFHLDGNINEAIEAYKKSIGYYPTPKAHTYLGWAFSLNGKFEEAIEECKIAIDLDPEYGNPYNDIGSYLINLEKHDEAIYWLEKAIEASDYQSKHFSFYNLGKIYEKKGAWFTALSYYSEALKIKADYQLAKDAFFRLTSILN encoded by the coding sequence ATGGTAGAAAAAGATAAAATATTATTAGCAGTCGAATACTTTGATAAAGCTTTTAAATTTCATTTGGATGGAAATATAAACGAAGCAATTGAAGCATATAAAAAATCTATCGGTTATTATCCAACCCCTAAAGCACATACTTATTTAGGCTGGGCATTCAGTCTTAATGGAAAATTTGAAGAGGCGATTGAGGAATGTAAAATTGCAATTGATTTGGACCCGGAATATGGAAATCCATACAATGATATCGGCTCTTATTTGATTAATCTTGAAAAACATGATGAAGCAATATACTGGCTTGAAAAGGCAATTGAAGCATCTGATTATCAATCAAAACACTTCTCCTTTTATAATCTGGGAAAAATTTACGAAAAGAAAGGAGCCTGGTTTACTGCTCTCAGTTATTATTCTGAAGCTCTGAAAATCAAAGCTGATTATCAATTAGCAAAAGACGCATTTTTCAGATTAACTTCAATCCTGAATTAA
- the hisS gene encoding histidine--tRNA ligase, with protein sequence MIKSITGTKDILPADIAKWQYLEELLRETFRLFNYKEIRTPVFEETALFIRGIGEETDIVGKEMYTFKDRSETSLTLKPEMTAPVVRSYIEHSLGAQQPLTKLFYISPMFRQERPQAGRLRQFNQFGAEAIGSRSPLLDTEMIQLAYGILKSLGLNNLTVKINSLGTPETRETYKKLLKNYLEDKKSLLSEDSRRRFDTNILRIFDSKIESDQNIIKDAPKLIEHLDDESKQDFEVVKNQLSKAGIPFQIDTALVRGLDYYTKLTFEIDSGSVGAQTALCGGGRYDLLIETLGGKAAPATGFAAGIERILLACENEKSLNIPDQSIDVYLIRVDSGLEDKIAEFASVLRTQNISCDYDYLNRSVKAQMREANKMNTKYVLFVGGDEYKKELLKLKDMSSGVEEIIALSEFNTLYAKLK encoded by the coding sequence ATGATTAAATCAATAACAGGGACAAAAGATATTCTGCCGGCTGATATTGCAAAATGGCAGTATCTTGAAGAACTATTAAGAGAAACTTTTCGTCTTTTTAATTACAAGGAAATTCGTACTCCGGTCTTTGAAGAAACAGCTTTGTTTATTCGTGGAATAGGTGAGGAGACTGATATTGTAGGAAAAGAGATGTACACTTTTAAAGATAGAAGTGAAACAAGCTTAACATTAAAACCTGAAATGACAGCACCAGTTGTACGCTCTTATATTGAGCATTCACTTGGGGCACAACAGCCGCTCACAAAATTGTTTTACATCTCACCGATGTTCAGACAGGAAAGACCGCAGGCAGGCAGACTAAGACAATTTAATCAGTTTGGTGCAGAAGCAATCGGCAGCAGGTCTCCTTTGCTGGATACTGAAATGATTCAATTAGCGTATGGAATTCTTAAATCACTCGGATTAAATAATCTTACTGTTAAAATAAATTCTTTAGGCACACCTGAAACAAGAGAAACTTATAAAAAGCTGCTTAAAAATTATCTTGAAGATAAAAAGAGTTTGCTATCCGAAGACAGCAGAAGAAGATTTGATACTAATATCTTAAGGATATTTGATAGTAAAATCGAATCAGATCAAAATATTATAAAAGATGCACCTAAGTTAATTGAACATCTTGATGATGAGAGTAAGCAAGATTTTGAAGTGGTAAAAAACCAGTTATCAAAAGCCGGAATTCCTTTTCAGATTGATACCGCACTTGTCAGAGGGTTGGATTATTATACAAAACTGACTTTTGAAATTGACAGCGGAAGTGTTGGAGCACAAACAGCATTATGCGGCGGTGGAAGATATGATCTGCTGATTGAAACACTTGGAGGTAAAGCAGCTCCGGCAACTGGATTTGCTGCCGGGATAGAAAGAATTCTTCTTGCTTGTGAAAATGAAAAATCACTTAATATTCCCGATCAATCAATTGATGTATATTTGATAAGAGTTGATTCTGGACTGGAAGATAAGATCGCTGAATTTGCTTCTGTTTTGAGAACACAGAATATTAGCTGCGATTATGATTATCTGAATCGAAGCGTAAAAGCACAAATGCGTGAAGCAAATAAAATGAATACAAAGTATGTATTATTTGTCGGCGGCGATGAATATAAAAAAGAATTACTGAAGCTTAAGGATATGTCATCTGGTGTTGAAGAGATAATTGCTCTAAGCGAATTCAATACACTTTATGCAAAACTTAAGTGA